In Zingiber officinale cultivar Zhangliang chromosome 6A, Zo_v1.1, whole genome shotgun sequence, a single genomic region encodes these proteins:
- the LOC121995482 gene encoding U-box domain-containing protein 17-like, with amino-acid sequence MEIKQMECDVADGLVDERWAIVMVALASILQYGSYVIFGTLTPQLGSSSGDSKLPLSATEDLMVPDDFKCSISLEMMRDPMVVAIGQTYDRDSIACAETTIFPLMDPTTPWNKMTVSTDNASTHTKTNKATLEADEFATASLTDDVHWIVDELQLLVNVATVLLNLSILEANKWRIMHTNDVINDIVHVLVDGVSW; translated from the exons ATGGAGATCAAACAGATGGAATGTGATGTAGCTGATGGTCTAGTGGATGAGAGGTGGGCAATTGTCATGGTGGCACTAGCCTCGATCCTTCAGTATGGCAGCTATGTTATCTTTGGCACTTTGACTCCGCAATTGGGTTCCTCTTCCGGTGACAGCAAGTTGCCCCTTTCGGCCACAGAGGATCTTATGGTGCCAGATGATTTCAAATGCTCTATATCACTAGAGATGATGCGTGATCCGATGGTTGTGGCCATTGGGCAGACATATGATAGGGATTCCATTGCCTG TGCTGAGACAACTATATTCCCTTTGATGGATCCGACAACGCCATGGAATAAGATGACTGTTTCGACTGACAACGCTTCCACCCACACTAAGACTAACAAAGCAACCCTCGAGGCGGATGAGTTCGCTACGGCATCACTGACAGATGATGTGCACTGGATCGTCGATGAGCTCCAGCTTTTG GTTAACGTCGCGACTGTCTTGCTCAACCTATCGATTTTGGAAGCCAACAAGTGGCGCATCATGCACACAAATGATGTCATCAACGACATCGTCCACGTTCTAGTAGATGGTGTCTCGTGGTAG